A single region of the Longimicrobium sp. genome encodes:
- a CDS encoding aminotransferase class V-fold PLP-dependent enzyme: MRERKLESLRRMETEAGLMRPTIAYNPGTMTDPLPAVERAMAAFRRRIRGNPLAAYAQARSVLDELRPLAAEVFGGTAGEWALADGHTATIDRLADSLAGVLVGAAVYSTDGEHVGGVGAFAADPRFKLVQVSPEAIVDTPGRLYFLSHLTWDTNRDLSAQIRALVRRPDSPIVVVDGTQALGQIEVDVATLGCHAYIASGHKWLGGPHGSGLLYLRHDVIEEWTCPFRAGEPLCADLPIGRWEPRGGQDFSRIAGLAAAVRAFQCHAQPGRPIRERFQARVKEVLGARARVSAASAADGRVVALELVGMDVYPVYRALAERGVAVKCVKTKGKTLAGEGVEVLRIGFPWWADDADIDRAVELLGSIVEEMDEVPALTGRAPQERGQIRAVSTISTRRAVEAL, encoded by the coding sequence ATGCGAGAAAGAAAACTAGAATCGCTCCGGCGGATGGAGACGGAGGCGGGGCTCATGCGGCCCACCATCGCCTACAACCCGGGGACGATGACCGATCCGCTGCCCGCGGTGGAGCGCGCCATGGCCGCGTTCCGCCGCCGGATTCGCGGCAATCCGCTGGCGGCGTATGCCCAGGCGCGCTCCGTCCTGGACGAGCTGCGCCCGCTGGCCGCCGAGGTCTTCGGCGGCACGGCGGGGGAGTGGGCCCTCGCGGATGGCCACACCGCCACCATCGACCGCCTGGCCGACTCGCTCGCCGGGGTCCTGGTGGGCGCGGCCGTGTACAGCACCGACGGCGAGCACGTGGGCGGCGTGGGCGCCTTCGCGGCGGACCCGCGCTTCAAGCTCGTGCAGGTGAGCCCGGAAGCGATCGTCGACACTCCGGGGCGGCTGTACTTCCTCTCGCACCTCACCTGGGACACGAATCGCGACCTCAGCGCGCAGATCCGCGCGCTGGTGCGCCGGCCGGACTCGCCCATCGTGGTGGTGGACGGCACCCAGGCCCTCGGCCAGATCGAGGTGGACGTGGCGACGCTGGGGTGCCACGCCTACATCGCCAGCGGGCACAAGTGGCTGGGCGGGCCGCACGGCAGCGGGCTCCTCTACCTGCGCCACGACGTGATCGAGGAATGGACCTGCCCGTTCCGCGCCGGCGAGCCGCTCTGCGCGGACCTCCCCATCGGGCGCTGGGAGCCGCGCGGGGGGCAGGACTTCTCGCGCATCGCCGGGCTGGCGGCGGCGGTCCGCGCCTTCCAGTGCCACGCGCAGCCCGGCCGGCCCATCCGCGAGCGCTTCCAGGCCCGGGTGAAGGAGGTGCTCGGCGCGCGGGCCCGCGTCTCCGCGGCATCGGCGGCGGACGGGCGGGTGGTGGCGCTGGAGCTGGTGGGGATGGACGTGTACCCCGTGTACCGCGCCCTCGCCGAGCGCGGCGTCGCGGTGAAGTGCGTCAAGACGAAGGGGAAGACCCTCGCGGGTGAAGGCGTCGAGGTGCTGCGGATCGGCTTCCCCTGGTGGGCGGACGACGCGGACATCGACCGCGCGGTGGAGCTGCTCGGCTCCATCGTGGAGGAGATGGACGAAGTGCCCGCCCTCACGGGGCGCGCGCCGCAGGAGAGGGGGCAGATCCGCGCCGTCTCCACGATTTCAACACGCCGCGCCGTGGAGGCGTTGTGA